One stretch of Siphonobacter curvatus DNA includes these proteins:
- a CDS encoding RNA polymerase sigma factor, which yields MQNFKVLIGTQSQEKLIARLRSKDRRELNEAIRDVYDHHISPVRYFVLQNGGDAHDADDLVQTTVLNFVQAVRNGSFQLQEGTTIEAFLFVLAKNRWRNTLKQRGFMRDYVQEMEATGGGYDSWEASAQRIMEEREEQERYIQLFNLLGERCQTILTAYRRDGLSMKEIAQKMGFDNERVAINEKYKCLQKLKALFRYET from the coding sequence ATGCAAAATTTCAAGGTATTGATAGGAACTCAGAGCCAGGAAAAGTTGATTGCTCGGCTCCGTTCGAAAGATCGTCGCGAATTGAATGAAGCCATTCGGGACGTATATGATCATCACATTAGTCCGGTTCGCTACTTCGTTTTGCAAAATGGGGGAGACGCCCACGATGCTGACGATTTGGTTCAGACTACCGTTCTCAACTTTGTTCAGGCTGTACGTAATGGCAGCTTTCAGTTGCAGGAGGGAACAACGATCGAGGCGTTTTTATTCGTACTGGCTAAAAACCGGTGGCGGAATACGCTCAAGCAGCGAGGATTCATGCGTGATTACGTCCAAGAGATGGAAGCTACGGGAGGAGGGTACGATTCGTGGGAAGCTTCAGCTCAGCGAATCATGGAAGAACGGGAAGAACAGGAACGCTACATACAGTTATTCAATCTACTGGGTGAAAGGTGTCAGACTATCCTGACGGCCTATCGCCGGGACGGGCTATCTATGAAAGAAATCGCTCAAAAAATGGGATTTGATAACGAGCGAGTCGCTATTAATGAAAAGTACAAGTGTTTACAAAAACTCAAAGCCCTCTTTCGCTATGAGACCTAA
- the rlmB gene encoding 23S rRNA (guanosine(2251)-2'-O)-methyltransferase RlmB: protein MEKRGNRVEGSEPGEKKPFYSRPRQPRPESKSEFVFGIQPVLEAIRAGKEIDKLLIQRELGNIEVLEFARLRNIPTQKVPKQKLDQITRKNHQGVIAFVSAINYAKLENVVANVFEQGQTPLILILDRVTDVRNFGAIARTAECAGVQAIVIPAKGGAQINSDAMKTSSGALNFLPVCRENDLVETVRFLQNSGIQVVACTEKVSKTLYEVDLTVPTAVIMGSEEDGISEILLRIADELVSIPMSGRVASLNVSVANGILLYEAIRQRLG from the coding sequence ATGGAGAAACGGGGAAATCGAGTAGAGGGCAGTGAGCCCGGCGAAAAAAAGCCATTTTATAGCAGACCCAGGCAGCCACGCCCGGAGTCGAAGTCGGAGTTTGTGTTTGGTATACAACCCGTACTGGAAGCCATACGGGCCGGAAAAGAAATTGATAAATTACTCATTCAGCGGGAGCTGGGAAATATTGAGGTGCTCGAGTTTGCCCGGTTGCGTAATATTCCTACGCAGAAAGTCCCCAAACAAAAGCTGGATCAGATTACGCGGAAAAATCACCAAGGGGTCATTGCCTTCGTATCAGCGATTAACTACGCCAAACTAGAGAACGTCGTAGCGAACGTATTCGAGCAAGGCCAGACGCCTTTGATTCTAATTCTGGACCGGGTAACCGACGTTCGTAACTTCGGAGCGATTGCCCGGACGGCTGAATGTGCGGGTGTACAAGCCATTGTCATTCCTGCTAAAGGCGGTGCTCAGATTAATTCAGACGCGATGAAGACGTCGTCGGGAGCCTTGAACTTTTTGCCCGTATGCCGGGAAAATGATCTGGTCGAAACGGTCCGTTTTCTACAGAACTCGGGTATACAGGTAGTAGCGTGTACCGAAAAAGTTTCAAAGACTCTATATGAGGTCGATCTGACGGTTCCTACGGCTGTGATTATGGGCTCGGAAGAAGACGGTATTTCCGAGATTTTGTTACGTATTGCCGACGAACTGGTAAGCATTCCGATGAGTGGTCGGGTTGCTTCACTTAACGTCTCTGTCGCTAACGGGATCCTGCTTTACGAAGCTATTCGGCAGCGTTTGGGATAA
- a CDS encoding GWxTD domain-containing protein, producing the protein MKYLIYLGVSLGLLAGCTSSKVNTANRTATPATSPTNRSTDAFLFSVRSRFLDNGSQIRTYVRLQPDRNLSSADFAQEFRIRYWMLPDYGSRQQLLSTQLLKLSEGENFIRKVTPGGTVFTVWFDVPKPDKQVYTGVVMSEITDAKGGMTTHDTFVRFQSGKVGDYYAVFDGTGKIPLLENFAHQGDTVQLMALQRPDTTFRFFHYGFEFDAALPPMATLRPQPKQLYVDSTSQITTHRPFTIHHEGLHYFVRDTTESFGIGLMGVADRFPRYTYPQQLARPLVYMSTNQEINDLRNGGEPKRSLDRYWLSMSNGNQQTAKRTISSFYRRVERANDLFTSYKEGWKTDRGMVYIIMGPPTRVNRSKDREVWVYTKRNSQFSEINFTFNKRNNQFVDDHYELSRFVEFQPIWYPAVEAWRNGEIE; encoded by the coding sequence ATGAAATACCTGATTTATTTAGGAGTTTCCCTAGGTCTGTTAGCGGGTTGTACCTCGTCTAAAGTCAATACAGCCAATCGTACGGCAACTCCTGCTACAAGCCCGACTAATCGTTCGACCGATGCATTCTTGTTTTCGGTACGGAGCCGTTTTCTGGATAATGGTTCGCAAATCCGGACCTATGTTCGGCTACAACCCGACCGAAACCTGTCCTCGGCCGATTTTGCTCAGGAGTTTCGCATTCGGTACTGGATGTTGCCGGATTATGGTAGTCGTCAGCAGTTGCTATCTACCCAGCTTTTAAAATTGAGTGAAGGCGAAAACTTCATTCGCAAGGTAACGCCTGGCGGTACGGTCTTTACCGTTTGGTTTGATGTTCCCAAGCCTGATAAGCAAGTCTATACGGGCGTGGTCATGTCAGAAATTACGGACGCTAAAGGCGGGATGACCACCCACGATACCTTCGTTCGTTTTCAGTCCGGAAAGGTTGGCGACTATTATGCCGTTTTTGATGGTACCGGCAAAATTCCGCTGCTCGAAAACTTCGCTCATCAAGGCGATACCGTTCAGTTGATGGCTCTGCAACGGCCCGATACTACGTTCCGCTTTTTTCATTATGGGTTCGAATTTGATGCGGCCTTACCGCCAATGGCTACCCTGCGGCCTCAGCCCAAGCAACTCTACGTGGATTCCACGTCTCAGATAACCACGCACCGTCCTTTTACCATTCACCACGAAGGATTGCATTATTTTGTTCGGGATACGACGGAATCCTTTGGCATTGGCCTCATGGGTGTAGCGGATCGTTTTCCCCGCTATACGTACCCGCAGCAACTGGCCCGTCCACTGGTTTATATGAGTACCAATCAGGAAATTAACGACTTACGAAACGGCGGTGAACCTAAGCGTTCACTCGATCGCTACTGGTTGTCGATGTCTAACGGAAATCAGCAAACGGCCAAACGAACCATTTCCTCGTTCTACCGACGCGTAGAACGGGCGAATGATCTCTTTACCAGTTATAAAGAAGGCTGGAAAACCGACCGGGGTATGGTGTACATCATTATGGGACCGCCCACCCGCGTCAATCGTAGCAAGGACCGCGAAGTATGGGTCTATACCAAACGTAATTCACAATTTTCAGAAATAAATTTTACGTTCAATAAACGGAATAATCAGTTTGTGGATGATCACTACGAGTTATCACGATTCGTAGAGTTTCAACCCATCTGGTATCCCGCTGTCGAAGCATGGAGAAACGGGGAAATCGAGTAG
- a CDS encoding class I SAM-dependent methyltransferase, with protein sequence MYKTTEIASSELVSDNPVHQRLLFPYMEAARIVHGNVLEIGCGTGRGVGVLAPSVTHYTGVDKNEPLMTKLSQEYPDFKFIDMFLPPLKDLPDNHFDFIVTFQVIEHIENDDFFIREAHRVLKPGGKLLLTTVNRKYSLTRNPWHVREYLASELKNLILKYFPTIDTQGVHGNQKVWEYYEQNKKSVEKITRFDIFNLQYRLPRRLLQVPYDVANRLSRNLIQKSATGLVSDITYKDYFLTNDAENCFDFFYVATK encoded by the coding sequence ATGTACAAAACCACCGAAATAGCCTCTTCCGAACTGGTTTCTGATAACCCGGTTCACCAACGCCTGTTGTTTCCCTACATGGAAGCAGCCCGAATCGTGCACGGGAATGTGCTGGAAATCGGTTGCGGTACCGGACGGGGCGTGGGCGTACTGGCTCCTTCAGTCACACACTATACGGGCGTTGATAAAAACGAACCATTGATGACCAAACTGAGTCAGGAATACCCTGATTTCAAGTTCATTGACATGTTCTTACCGCCCCTCAAAGATCTGCCAGACAATCATTTTGACTTCATTGTCACGTTTCAGGTCATTGAGCACATTGAAAACGATGACTTTTTTATTCGGGAAGCCCACCGCGTTTTGAAGCCCGGCGGAAAGCTGCTGCTGACGACCGTCAACAGGAAATATTCCCTGACCCGGAACCCCTGGCACGTGCGGGAATACCTGGCCTCGGAACTCAAAAACCTGATCTTAAAATACTTTCCGACGATCGATACGCAGGGTGTACACGGCAACCAGAAAGTGTGGGAGTACTACGAGCAGAATAAAAAATCGGTGGAGAAGATTACGCGGTTTGATATTTTCAATCTCCAGTACCGTCTCCCCCGCCGTTTGCTGCAAGTACCTTACGACGTAGCCAACCGCCTGAGCCGTAACCTGATTCAGAAGTCAGCCACCGGCCTGGTTTCCGACATTACGTACAAGGATTATTTCCTCACCAACGACGCCGAGAATTGTTTCGACTTTTTTTACGTTGCAACGAAGTGA
- the hemW gene encoding radical SAM family heme chaperone HemW, with protein sequence MHLYIHVPFCRQACYYCDFHFSTSLQGRTEMVEAICLEIELRKTYLPDSSLDTIYFGGGTPSLLEEADFQHIFQTIHQHFRVHPEAEITLEANPDDLSREKLALFHRMGINRLSIGIQSFHTPHLQHLHRIHSAEDARTCVRMAQEVGFENITIDLIYAIPSSETDPHAIWRKDLAEAMALGVPHISAYCLTIEPQTVFGKWLKNKRIAPIDDEFAAEQFQILRDTLREHGYEQYEISNFAQPGRHSQHNSSYWLQHPYLGVGPSAHSYDGLRTRQYNRSNNPQYVASLQQGLIPAEIENLTEQDLVNEYVLTSLRTHWGTDVERIRKLSETGLHVIEEVLPALQQNGWIRREGSMLFLTETGKLFADRVAEELFWVEA encoded by the coding sequence ATGCACTTATACATCCACGTTCCTTTTTGCCGGCAGGCGTGTTATTACTGCGACTTCCATTTCAGCACTTCCCTGCAAGGGCGTACGGAGATGGTAGAAGCTATTTGCCTGGAAATCGAACTACGGAAAACCTATCTGCCGGATTCGTCGCTGGATACCATTTATTTCGGTGGAGGTACGCCTTCGCTGTTGGAAGAAGCGGACTTCCAGCACATTTTCCAGACCATTCATCAGCATTTTCGGGTACATCCAGAAGCAGAAATTACGCTGGAAGCGAATCCGGACGATCTTTCGCGGGAGAAATTAGCGTTGTTTCACCGCATGGGAATCAATCGGCTCAGTATTGGCATTCAGTCTTTCCATACGCCCCATTTACAACACCTGCACCGAATTCATTCAGCGGAGGACGCCCGTACTTGCGTGCGGATGGCCCAGGAAGTGGGCTTTGAAAATATTACGATTGATCTCATTTACGCCATTCCTTCTTCTGAGACCGATCCGCATGCTATTTGGCGAAAGGATCTGGCGGAAGCGATGGCCCTAGGGGTACCGCACATTTCAGCCTACTGTCTGACCATCGAGCCCCAAACGGTTTTCGGTAAATGGCTGAAAAATAAACGGATTGCTCCCATTGATGATGAATTTGCTGCCGAGCAGTTCCAAATCTTGCGAGATACCTTACGGGAACATGGGTACGAGCAATACGAAATCTCCAACTTTGCCCAGCCCGGACGGCATAGTCAGCACAACAGCAGCTACTGGCTTCAACATCCGTACCTGGGCGTGGGGCCTTCCGCTCACAGTTACGACGGACTTCGCACGCGTCAGTACAATCGCTCAAACAATCCGCAGTATGTAGCGTCCCTTCAGCAAGGCCTGATTCCGGCTGAAATCGAGAACCTGACCGAACAGGATCTGGTGAATGAATACGTTTTAACCAGCCTGCGTACGCACTGGGGAACGGACGTCGAACGTATTCGCAAGCTTTCGGAAACTGGCCTGCACGTGATTGAAGAAGTCCTTCCCGCACTCCAGCAGAACGGCTGGATTCGCCGGGAAGGCTCAATGCTATTTTTGACGGAAACGGGCAAATTATTCGCGGATCGCGTGGCCGAAGAGCTTTTCTGGGTAGAGGCTTAG
- the mtgA gene encoding monofunctional biosynthetic peptidoglycan transglycosylase translates to MPASKSPDTYRSWPQQVLRFFGKILFYFIVLSIGGTLVFRFVPIPITWTMIDRKITNGGKLYYDWTSYDEISPEMALAVVASEDQRFPQHFGFDFEMMGSAFKNNLKGRRIKGASTISQQVAKNVFLWQGRSYFRKMLEAWFTLLIEVIWGKQRILEVYLNVAETGPMTFGVEAAAQRYYGKSAAQLTRTEAARIAAVLPSPNRFLIARPSSYVQRRTNSISRQMRALGGKSYLIF, encoded by the coding sequence ATGCCCGCCTCGAAAAGCCCTGACACCTATCGTTCCTGGCCCCAACAAGTCCTTCGATTTTTCGGCAAAATACTGTTCTATTTTATCGTCCTTTCGATCGGCGGTACGCTGGTCTTTCGCTTCGTTCCCATTCCCATTACCTGGACTATGATTGACCGGAAGATTACCAACGGAGGAAAATTATACTACGACTGGACTTCTTACGACGAGATTTCTCCGGAAATGGCCCTGGCCGTCGTCGCTTCAGAGGATCAGCGATTCCCACAACATTTTGGCTTCGATTTTGAAATGATGGGCAGTGCGTTCAAGAATAACCTGAAAGGCCGCCGCATCAAAGGAGCCAGTACCATCAGCCAGCAGGTGGCGAAAAACGTGTTTTTGTGGCAGGGCCGCAGTTATTTCCGAAAAATGCTCGAAGCCTGGTTTACCCTGCTTATTGAAGTGATCTGGGGTAAACAGCGAATTCTGGAAGTGTACCTCAACGTAGCCGAAACCGGCCCCATGACCTTTGGGGTTGAAGCCGCCGCCCAGCGATACTACGGTAAATCGGCGGCCCAACTCACGCGGACCGAAGCGGCCCGCATTGCCGCCGTATTACCCAGCCCCAATCGCTTTCTCATTGCCCGGCCGTCGAGTTATGTGCAGCGACGTACTAACAGTATTTCCCGGCAAATGCGGGCACTGGGCGGTAAATCTTACCTGATCTTTTAA
- a CDS encoding Maf family nucleotide pyrophosphatase, giving the protein MLSLSKPLILGSNSPRRQQILRDAGFSFQVQVLPTEEDFPEDMPSQDVPVFLALKKAEAFRSLLENNLVLTADTVVRINEKILNKPIDAADARRMLRLLSGQTHEVTTGVCLMSAEQAWSFADTARVHFRELTEWEIDYYLEACRPFDKAGAYGVQDFIGMVGIDRIEGSYFTVMGLPIHRVYTQLVQAGFLQTL; this is encoded by the coding sequence ATGCTTTCTCTTTCCAAACCATTGATTTTAGGGTCTAATTCACCGCGTCGTCAGCAAATCTTACGGGATGCGGGGTTTTCATTTCAGGTACAGGTGTTGCCCACTGAAGAAGATTTTCCGGAGGATATGCCCAGCCAGGACGTACCCGTTTTTCTGGCTCTCAAAAAGGCAGAAGCCTTTCGTTCCCTTCTGGAGAATAATCTGGTGTTGACGGCGGATACCGTAGTCCGAATCAACGAAAAAATATTAAATAAACCTATAGATGCAGCCGATGCCCGGCGAATGTTACGCCTGCTTTCCGGCCAGACGCACGAAGTAACCACGGGAGTATGCCTGATGAGTGCCGAGCAAGCCTGGAGCTTTGCCGATACGGCCCGCGTTCACTTTCGCGAACTGACCGAATGGGAGATCGACTACTACCTGGAAGCCTGCCGTCCTTTCGACAAAGCCGGGGCCTATGGCGTACAGGATTTCATCGGTATGGTGGGCATTGATCGCATTGAGGGATCGTATTTCACCGTAATGGGCCTGCCCATTCACCGAGTATACACCCAATTGGTGCAAGCAGGCTTTCTGCAAACGCTTTAA
- a CDS encoding GNAT family N-acetyltransferase, which produces MIDIAKVPVQLRLGTKEDTKVLTKLASETMREAFGEQNESKHIDAYISQAFHKLSVQAELADTKHNTFWLAFQNEELVGYCKLNRKSEKPRNLKGYKAVELQRIYVYDQYKGQGIGKQLLEACLEQARQEKYQAVFLGVWEKNESAIHFYEHMGFEKMGWHYFLFGFDRQRDYWMVKRL; this is translated from the coding sequence ATGATTGATATTGCAAAAGTACCGGTTCAGCTCCGACTGGGCACGAAAGAAGATACAAAGGTTTTAACAAAACTCGCCAGTGAGACCATGCGGGAAGCCTTTGGTGAACAGAACGAGTCTAAACACATTGACGCCTACATCAGTCAGGCCTTTCACAAACTCAGCGTACAGGCCGAACTGGCTGATACCAAGCACAACACCTTCTGGCTGGCGTTTCAGAACGAAGAACTGGTGGGTTACTGTAAACTCAACCGTAAATCAGAAAAGCCCCGGAATCTAAAAGGATACAAGGCCGTAGAATTACAGCGAATCTACGTGTATGATCAGTACAAAGGACAGGGTATCGGGAAGCAGCTACTCGAGGCCTGTCTGGAACAAGCTCGTCAGGAAAAATACCAAGCCGTGTTTTTAGGCGTTTGGGAAAAGAATGAGTCGGCCATTCATTTCTACGAACATATGGGTTTTGAAAAGATGGGATGGCACTACTTTCTGTTTGGCTTTGACCGCCAGCGAGACTATTGGATGGTAAAACGTTTATAA
- a CDS encoding BamA/TamA family outer membrane protein — MITTLRIGLLTLFLLGTVAIPFACRAQKPIPSVVDSTKILTPTQRDSIRFTKLRYSMKKRNWTGSIYDFLFKYPYNTNAQSQAVSKIEDNPFKPYDGKRIRKIDIKQLEVFGPTVYDTARIATNWVERLGNRLHHDTRTNIIQKSLLFFKVGDEVNPNVLRDNERILRQTPIFHDARIFVIPVKGEPNVVDVLVITQDVWSLVPDGGVGGPTNFNLAVEQKNVQGRAHAWKTGIAYNGEAPYQSFEFFTRYTLPYIGRSLTTTQFYADYFRDRKQFGGRIQKDFIRPEIKYAGAFEVSYYIENKFVFIDPNSDTTVKAHVKYGYQDAWFGRAFRLGFKDQKLDQRSRLIVALRTSGYGYTNRANLPDGAKNLFPGSRQYLGSIGYSNRNYQRDVLIYAFGRTEDVPIGFLASLTWGKEKSDLGIRTYSALRMAHGTYLQNKKAGYIYLLGSLGGYLEDGQIQQGTVNVEGNYFSPLMTVKRSYFRHFITVRYTGGINRFQYEYLTLNNQEGLRGIRSNFLRGDKRLVINLESVFFSPFQVFGFRTAMFLQADLGFLSFSNKDLFADMYQGYGIGFRFRNENLNFNTFQIRMGYYPNIPGNRSPLRIEGSGESILRMPDFRIEAPDRTDLFRTSRQ, encoded by the coding sequence TTGATCACTACATTACGCATCGGATTGCTGACTCTGTTTCTGCTCGGAACTGTGGCAATTCCCTTTGCGTGTAGGGCTCAGAAACCCATTCCGTCCGTAGTCGATTCCACGAAGATCCTAACACCCACCCAGCGGGACAGCATTCGGTTTACCAAACTTCGGTATTCCATGAAAAAGCGAAACTGGACGGGGAGTATTTATGACTTTCTTTTTAAGTACCCGTATAATACCAACGCTCAAAGTCAGGCAGTTTCGAAGATTGAGGACAATCCCTTCAAACCCTACGACGGGAAACGGATTCGTAAAATCGATATCAAGCAACTGGAAGTTTTCGGCCCTACCGTTTACGATACCGCACGCATAGCCACCAACTGGGTGGAACGTTTGGGTAACCGCCTCCACCACGATACCCGGACCAATATCATTCAAAAATCCTTACTGTTCTTTAAAGTCGGCGATGAAGTCAATCCGAACGTACTGCGGGATAACGAACGGATTCTACGCCAAACACCCATTTTTCACGACGCCCGAATTTTTGTTATTCCCGTCAAAGGCGAACCCAATGTAGTGGATGTACTCGTCATTACGCAGGACGTCTGGTCATTGGTACCCGACGGCGGGGTTGGCGGGCCAACGAATTTCAACCTAGCCGTGGAACAGAAAAACGTACAGGGTCGGGCACATGCCTGGAAGACCGGCATTGCTTACAACGGCGAAGCTCCGTACCAATCCTTCGAATTCTTTACCCGCTATACTCTGCCCTACATTGGTAGGTCACTCACGACTACGCAGTTTTACGCCGACTATTTTCGCGACCGCAAGCAGTTTGGGGGCCGTATTCAAAAAGATTTCATTCGTCCGGAAATCAAGTACGCGGGGGCCTTTGAAGTATCGTATTACATTGAAAACAAATTCGTATTCATCGACCCCAATTCCGATACAACGGTTAAGGCTCACGTCAAGTACGGCTATCAGGATGCCTGGTTCGGTCGAGCGTTTCGGTTGGGTTTTAAAGACCAAAAACTGGATCAGCGGTCACGGCTGATTGTGGCGCTGCGAACCAGTGGATACGGCTACACCAATCGGGCTAATCTACCCGACGGTGCTAAGAATTTGTTTCCCGGTTCGCGGCAATACCTGGGTAGTATTGGTTATTCCAACCGAAATTATCAGCGGGATGTATTGATCTACGCCTTTGGCCGGACGGAAGACGTCCCGATTGGTTTTCTGGCCTCGCTCACATGGGGTAAGGAAAAATCCGATCTAGGCATCCGTACGTATTCAGCCCTGCGAATGGCTCATGGTACGTATCTTCAAAACAAAAAGGCGGGATACATCTATCTGCTGGGTTCCTTGGGAGGCTACCTCGAAGATGGGCAAATTCAGCAGGGAACGGTCAATGTAGAGGGCAATTACTTTAGTCCGCTCATGACGGTGAAGCGATCGTATTTTCGCCATTTTATCACCGTACGGTACACGGGCGGAATCAATCGATTTCAGTACGAATACCTGACGCTCAATAATCAGGAAGGGTTACGGGGCATTCGCAGTAATTTCTTGCGGGGTGATAAACGATTGGTCATCAATTTGGAAAGCGTCTTCTTTTCACCTTTTCAGGTATTCGGCTTTCGTACCGCCATGTTCCTTCAGGCGGATCTAGGCTTTCTTTCCTTTTCCAACAAGGATTTGTTTGCCGATATGTACCAAGGCTATGGCATCGGCTTTCGCTTCCGAAACGAAAACCTGAACTTTAATACTTTTCAGATTCGGATGGGTTATTATCCGAATATTCCCGGCAATCGCTCGCCCCTGCGAATTGAAGGTAGCGGGGAGTCGATTCTACGCATGCCTGATTTCCGGATTGAAGCACCGGATCGTACGGATTTGTTCCGTACGTCCCGGCAATAA